In Alteromonas mediterranea DE, a single genomic region encodes these proteins:
- a CDS encoding prepilin-type N-terminal cleavage/methylation domain-containing protein has translation MAFHLSNGKVKQTHALNMVMGFTLLEVLIAVLLLSILSMIAAPSFQRWQERHAFKHFATHFANLARHARIYALTHKKPFYLIAKVENTHCVIISDDENCTCSTHQSCAVNDAAYWEPPTQWSTQLATLNGTDKTVAFNQHGTLNFGSNTTFTLNSQHFNGKVTINALGRVKLCSVQSVVGVASC, from the coding sequence ATGGCTTTTCACCTATCAAATGGGAAAGTAAAACAGACTCACGCACTTAACATGGTTATGGGGTTTACTCTGTTGGAGGTACTCATTGCGGTTTTACTTTTAAGCATATTGTCTATGATAGCCGCCCCCTCTTTTCAGCGATGGCAAGAGCGCCATGCTTTCAAGCATTTTGCTACCCATTTTGCGAACTTAGCAAGACATGCACGCATTTACGCGCTCACTCATAAAAAGCCTTTTTACCTCATTGCAAAAGTGGAAAATACGCACTGCGTAATAATAAGTGATGACGAAAACTGTACCTGCTCGACACACCAAAGTTGCGCAGTCAATGACGCTGCTTATTGGGAGCCTCCTACGCAATGGAGCACTCAACTTGCTACCTTAAACGGTACAGACAAAACTGTTGCTTTCAATCAGCATGGTACGCTGAACTTTGGTAGCAACACCACCTTCACACTAAATAGTCAGCACTTTAACGGGAAAGTGACAATTAACGCGCTGGGGCGAGTGAAACTATGCAGCGTGCAAAGCGTTGTTGGTGTTGCGTCATGTTAA
- a CDS encoding type IV pilin protein, which translates to MEGNYKKGGKRYLIIGFTLVEALITMAIVGILSVAASSAVNSSWQLSQTNKVKAYLLSIQAMQSRSWLETGLYLPLSALPQADVQNVSFSQINHQGSGYEVVATFLFKDANDSCRTIKISETALSPKSCW; encoded by the coding sequence ATGGAAGGGAATTACAAAAAGGGTGGCAAGCGCTATCTTATAATAGGTTTCACGCTTGTGGAGGCGCTGATAACAATGGCGATAGTGGGGATTTTGAGTGTTGCCGCTTCATCGGCCGTTAATTCAAGTTGGCAGTTAAGCCAAACGAATAAAGTTAAGGCCTACTTACTCTCTATACAGGCAATGCAATCGAGAAGTTGGCTTGAAACGGGTCTTTACCTCCCGTTAAGTGCACTACCACAAGCTGACGTTCAAAACGTCAGTTTTAGTCAAATTAATCATCAAGGTAGCGGATATGAGGTTGTTGCCACTTTTTTGTTTAAGGATGCAAACGATAGCTGTCGAACAATAAAAATTAGTGAAACGGCGCTGTCACCTAAAAGCTGTTGGTAA
- a CDS encoding prepilin-type N-terminal cleavage/methylation domain-containing protein, with translation MLKQRQSSNSASGFSITELMVACALSGLLIAAVSTYAAQSHIDLASLQHATSIEEDMRAVQSTISRHLSRAGFIQHTNVLTPFISLQNNNNGLSNVAISQRVGEPSNSCITFSYDKSGDGLISVSQGEFFGYRLHDKAIEYRVGGKTCLQGGWFDLTDPQTVKVTQFSANLLHQSSWGAAYEIVIALKSAINPVVESEEKFVIEVANDG, from the coding sequence ATGTTAAAACAACGACAAAGCTCGAACAGTGCGAGTGGCTTCAGCATTACCGAACTTATGGTGGCGTGTGCTTTATCAGGCTTGCTGATCGCCGCTGTTAGCACGTATGCGGCTCAGTCTCACATTGACTTAGCTTCGCTACAACACGCCACCAGCATAGAAGAAGACATGCGTGCCGTGCAAAGTACTATCTCACGACATTTAAGCCGGGCGGGCTTCATCCAACATACCAATGTACTTACGCCGTTCATTTCACTTCAAAACAATAATAATGGCTTGTCGAACGTTGCAATTAGTCAGCGTGTGGGCGAGCCATCTAATAGCTGTATAACCTTTTCTTACGACAAAAGTGGTGATGGCTTAATCTCTGTGTCCCAAGGAGAGTTTTTTGGCTACCGCCTTCACGATAAGGCAATAGAATACCGAGTGGGCGGAAAAACATGCCTGCAAGGCGGATGGTTTGATTTGACCGACCCTCAAACGGTTAAAGTTACACAGTTTAGTGCGAACTTACTACACCAAAGCAGTTGGGGAGCAGCCTATGAGATTGTTATAGCGTTAAAGAGCGCCATTAACCCAGTCGTGGAGAGTGAAGAAAAATTTGTAATTGAGGTAGCCAATGACGGTTAG
- a CDS encoding type II secretion system protein, with translation MTLIKKRHVTEGLIGSPHCQYDLNRVRTRYFAHRGGTLVEVLVALVIFMSTSTYLLSSKIDALRLWQATLDKRENQTLATNAARLAYTQDNVEQHWGDIAIFGIPTPRLNGP, from the coding sequence ATGACATTGATTAAAAAACGACACGTAACGGAAGGCCTGATAGGGTCCCCCCACTGCCAGTACGATTTAAATAGGGTAAGGACACGGTATTTTGCTCACAGAGGCGGGACGCTAGTAGAGGTACTAGTTGCGCTGGTTATTTTCATGAGTACCAGCACTTATTTACTGTCCAGCAAAATCGACGCGTTACGGCTTTGGCAGGCTACCCTTGATAAACGAGAGAATCAAACCCTGGCGACGAACGCGGCGCGACTAGCCTACACACAAGATAATGTAGAGCAGCATTGGGGCGATATTGCGATATTTGGTATACCTACACCCCGATTAAATGGACCCTAG
- a CDS encoding type IV pilin protein, protein MKTKVSQQGFSLIELMIVVAIVGIIAAIAYPSYQGVIADGYRGTGQADLLGFASAMERHHNGSFSYEGAASGGANTGAPAIFASYSPSSEPQANKRYTLSIVAASATAYELKATPVSGSAQATDGALFYFSDGRKGWDKNNNGSLESSEYCWSC, encoded by the coding sequence ATGAAAACGAAAGTATCTCAACAGGGTTTTTCACTTATAGAACTCATGATCGTTGTGGCTATTGTCGGTATTATCGCCGCGATAGCCTACCCCTCATACCAAGGAGTTATCGCAGATGGGTATCGCGGTACTGGGCAGGCAGACTTATTGGGCTTTGCTTCGGCAATGGAGCGCCACCACAATGGCTCATTTAGCTATGAAGGCGCAGCAAGTGGGGGAGCAAACACAGGGGCGCCCGCTATTTTTGCATCCTACTCTCCGTCTTCCGAACCACAAGCGAATAAGCGTTATACACTGTCTATTGTTGCAGCTAGTGCTACTGCCTATGAACTTAAAGCCACGCCGGTGTCGGGTTCGGCCCAAGCCACAGACGGCGCGCTGTTTTATTTCAGCGATGGGAGAAAAGGCTGGGATAAGAACAACAATGGTAGCCTAGAATCCAGCGAATATTGCTGGTCTTGTTAA
- a CDS encoding GspH/FimT family pseudopilin: MTTQRQIKRPHPALTQAGLTLLEMLVAVAVLAIILTTVAPGIQNIIIKNRITADLNNLSAVAQRARFTAVDEQTSVTLCPTTNYTACTNNWKNAKMVFVDANGNGSRDNSEALIIASDPLNTANAVYGITGSLVFDEQGGINRAATITLCPSDNNADYASALLLSLYGRISVAVDSNGDDIKEDLAGDDLACS, from the coding sequence ATGACAACACAGAGGCAAATAAAAAGACCTCACCCAGCATTAACCCAAGCAGGACTTACCCTGCTAGAAATGCTGGTCGCGGTAGCAGTACTTGCCATTATTCTTACCACGGTTGCGCCGGGCATTCAGAATATAATCATCAAAAATAGAATCACTGCTGACTTGAACAACTTAAGTGCCGTTGCTCAGCGTGCTAGGTTCACCGCAGTAGACGAACAAACCAGCGTGACCCTTTGTCCAACAACTAATTACACGGCCTGCACCAATAATTGGAAAAATGCCAAAATGGTATTTGTTGACGCTAACGGAAATGGCAGCCGAGATAATAGCGAGGCGCTTATTATCGCAAGTGACCCACTTAATACTGCAAATGCGGTTTACGGCATCACGGGGAGCTTAGTATTTGACGAACAAGGGGGGATAAATAGAGCGGCGACGATTACCCTATGTCCTAGCGATAACAATGCGGATTATGCATCTGCTCTTTTACTTTCCCTTTATGGAAGAATTTCAGTGGCTGTAGATAGCAACGGAGATGATATAAAAGAAGACCTTGCTGGTGATGATTTAGCCTGCAGCTAA
- a CDS encoding PilC/PilY family type IV pilus protein, which yields MKKLTTYLASISLFSCIGFSAFGDDLDIYLGNASNAVTYNPNVLFIMDSSGSMGNYDNTSQTRMLRVQNALKEALSSATNINAGLMRFSDHGGPILYPVRNIDESVRPEIIISTNDDNHDAHEINGSVTTDSNDLILSSGTKTVTSGLRFTELNIPQGATILNASIRFTSERFNVAGTSLVISAEASASSSAFSSSSNNLSERSKTAANIEWLTDNSFPASGEVITTPDISAVIQEVVDLSAWCGGKNINILIEGTSADPASAREVRASDVGQSGAPQLVVSYDDSTASGCVQGEGIYQVADAKDNSEEDVNGYPNTGGELSFNSSYNDYIGVRFRNVNIPQGAVITDAYLEFTAYSTRTYGNPSMRIRGVADDDASDFHPNRRYRLRNLPKTSGITWSMPDFYNNYVYRTPDISGIVKQIVDRSGWQSGNDMAFVMDNFVSYRGAHTYNSPSKAPKLIVKFNGAATPGASATVREHLVSKIDELSANGFTPIVDTLLEAANYYGGRSVDYGRKRGENDVNWSVRRSTRVSHRSSYLGADSILPWGCTEDNLSDSDCITEQIPTPATYISPVSDLQCQTNNHIVLLSDGEANNNHSVSKIQTLLGQSCTGNGGEKCGLDLVRNISDTSTSVIGPRVITHTIGFAANNTANNFLNQLALQSGGGFYQADNSTDLLEAFNTILRSVKDVNATFVSPGVAVNQLNRLTHRDELYFALFKPSEGAMWPGNLKRYRLSGDKILDKNSLNAVDSETGFFTENAHSYWSTLADGSEVSEGGASSRLGANRNIYVFDGAGTIASSANALHEDNTSITNADLAIQGETDADDLRDAILKWARGVDVKDSNGDGSTSDYRTQMGDPIHSQPIIVNYGSNDSAIFVATNQGMLHSFDTSSGEENFAIMPKELLQNLHHFYKDTPTLEHEYGLDGDMILRTVDDKKYLYVGMRRGGRNYYVFDVTQKDSPKLKFKIEGGAGTLAKLGQTWSRPTITKVNMGGQVKNVMIIGGGYDDAQDDRSVRASDVMGNAVFMFDADTGSLLWHASNEDADLNLSNMTYSVPGRISVIDRDNDGFADHMYVSDTGGQLFRLDIYNGESGADFIKGERLADFGGDTEETNRRFYYGPDVTEVALGDELYYGIALGSGWRASPLDTVVEDNFYMLKDSGVFNRDTNGDYTYMSTVTESDMYNATSHALNSNDESERALASQTFANKAGWYLNLTINGEKVLSSPLIIDYKVFFTTYVPAESSTSACAPPTGNSRAYLVSMFNGNAVTDVNNDGEVNGEDRSADLKQTGIAPETKILIEDIVSPVVCLGTECVSAVIEVDEDGNDVDCVNAFECLAENIYGRFERIQRGSWHSETERE from the coding sequence ATGAAAAAACTAACAACTTACCTTGCTTCCATTTCGCTGTTTAGCTGTATCGGTTTTTCCGCTTTTGGTGATGACCTAGACATTTACCTTGGAAACGCCAGTAACGCGGTAACCTACAATCCTAACGTACTGTTTATTATGGACTCGTCGGGCAGTATGGGTAATTACGATAACACTAGCCAAACAAGAATGCTTCGCGTCCAAAATGCCCTCAAAGAGGCGTTGAGTTCAGCAACGAATATCAATGCCGGGCTCATGCGCTTTTCTGACCACGGCGGCCCTATTCTATACCCTGTTCGCAATATCGATGAGTCGGTACGGCCTGAAATTATCATTTCCACCAATGACGACAATCACGATGCCCACGAAATAAATGGAAGTGTTACCACAGATAGTAATGATTTAATCTTAAGCAGCGGCACCAAAACGGTAACATCTGGACTGCGTTTTACTGAATTAAATATCCCTCAGGGCGCGACGATTTTAAATGCGAGCATTCGGTTTACGTCTGAAAGATTCAATGTGGCTGGCACATCGCTGGTGATATCAGCTGAAGCCTCAGCATCAAGTAGTGCTTTTTCATCGTCTAGCAACAATCTTAGCGAACGCAGTAAAACCGCAGCTAATATTGAGTGGTTAACCGACAACAGCTTTCCTGCGTCGGGCGAAGTAATAACCACGCCTGATATAAGTGCAGTTATTCAAGAGGTGGTGGATTTATCAGCGTGGTGTGGTGGCAAAAACATCAATATTTTAATTGAAGGTACAAGCGCAGACCCGGCCAGTGCACGTGAAGTAAGGGCGAGTGATGTGGGACAAAGTGGTGCGCCACAGTTAGTTGTATCGTACGACGATTCTACAGCATCAGGGTGCGTGCAGGGCGAGGGGATCTATCAGGTTGCTGATGCGAAAGATAATTCCGAAGAAGATGTAAATGGCTACCCAAATACGGGGGGCGAACTGTCTTTTAATTCGTCTTACAACGACTATATTGGCGTACGTTTTAGAAATGTAAATATTCCACAGGGCGCAGTTATAACCGACGCTTATTTAGAGTTTACTGCCTACTCTACCCGAACGTATGGCAACCCGAGTATGCGCATTCGCGGGGTGGCTGACGATGATGCATCAGACTTTCACCCGAACCGACGCTACCGGCTACGAAACCTTCCTAAGACCTCTGGTATCACTTGGTCAATGCCCGACTTTTATAACAATTACGTCTATAGAACGCCCGACATAAGTGGCATTGTGAAGCAAATAGTCGACCGCTCTGGTTGGCAATCTGGTAATGATATGGCGTTCGTGATGGATAACTTTGTTTCTTACCGCGGTGCTCACACTTACAACTCGCCATCAAAGGCGCCAAAGCTTATCGTTAAATTTAATGGAGCTGCTACCCCAGGTGCATCGGCTACCGTGCGTGAACATCTAGTCAGTAAAATAGATGAATTAAGTGCAAATGGCTTTACTCCAATTGTGGATACGCTATTGGAAGCGGCCAATTATTATGGTGGTAGAAGCGTTGACTATGGGCGAAAGCGTGGCGAAAACGACGTGAATTGGTCTGTAAGGCGAAGCACGCGAGTGAGCCATCGCAGTTCTTATTTAGGGGCTGATTCTATTTTACCGTGGGGGTGTACCGAAGATAACCTATCTGACAGTGACTGTATCACCGAACAAATCCCTACGCCTGCAACTTACATATCTCCGGTGTCTGACTTACAGTGCCAAACCAATAATCATATTGTGCTGCTATCTGACGGTGAAGCCAATAACAATCATAGCGTTTCGAAAATCCAAACCTTACTGGGTCAAAGCTGTACGGGAAATGGTGGAGAAAAGTGTGGCTTGGATCTGGTTAGAAATATTAGCGATACCTCGACATCCGTAATTGGTCCCAGGGTTATTACCCATACAATAGGGTTTGCGGCTAATAACACCGCAAATAACTTCCTAAACCAACTGGCGCTGCAAAGCGGCGGTGGTTTTTATCAAGCAGACAACAGTACTGACCTTTTAGAGGCCTTCAACACTATTTTACGTTCAGTAAAAGACGTTAATGCTACCTTTGTTTCGCCTGGCGTGGCGGTAAACCAACTTAACCGTCTTACACACAGAGATGAGCTTTACTTTGCTTTATTTAAGCCAAGCGAGGGCGCAATGTGGCCGGGTAATTTAAAACGCTACCGCTTAAGCGGCGATAAAATTCTCGACAAAAATAGCTTAAATGCCGTAGACAGCGAAACAGGGTTCTTTACAGAAAACGCACATAGCTACTGGTCAACGCTGGCTGATGGTAGTGAAGTAAGTGAAGGCGGCGCATCTAGCCGTTTGGGAGCAAACAGAAATATCTATGTCTTTGACGGAGCTGGCACCATTGCAAGTAGTGCAAACGCGCTGCATGAAGACAACACAAGCATCACCAACGCTGATCTAGCTATTCAAGGTGAAACCGATGCGGACGACTTGAGAGATGCCATTTTAAAGTGGGCGAGAGGCGTAGATGTAAAAGACAGCAATGGTGATGGCAGTACCAGTGACTACCGAACACAAATGGGAGATCCTATCCACTCTCAGCCTATTATTGTTAATTATGGCTCCAACGACTCCGCTATTTTCGTCGCAACTAACCAGGGGATGCTGCATTCTTTCGATACTTCAAGCGGGGAAGAGAATTTTGCCATCATGCCAAAAGAGTTACTGCAGAATTTGCACCATTTTTATAAGGACACACCCACGTTAGAGCATGAATATGGCCTAGATGGCGACATGATTTTACGAACCGTCGATGATAAAAAATACCTTTACGTAGGTATGCGTCGAGGCGGTCGTAATTACTATGTATTTGACGTTACACAAAAAGATTCTCCGAAGCTTAAATTCAAAATAGAAGGGGGGGCAGGTACCCTTGCGAAACTAGGGCAAACCTGGTCTAGACCTACTATTACTAAAGTAAATATGGGGGGGCAGGTTAAAAACGTCATGATTATAGGTGGTGGTTACGACGACGCGCAGGATGATCGCTCTGTAAGAGCGAGTGATGTGATGGGCAACGCCGTGTTTATGTTCGATGCAGATACCGGAAGCTTACTGTGGCATGCGAGTAACGAAGATGCAGACTTGAACCTTAGTAATATGACGTACAGTGTGCCAGGGCGTATTTCTGTCATCGACAGGGACAATGATGGGTTCGCTGACCACATGTATGTTTCCGATACAGGCGGACAATTATTCCGCTTGGACATCTACAATGGTGAGTCTGGGGCAGACTTTATCAAAGGGGAACGTCTTGCTGATTTTGGTGGTGATACAGAAGAAACAAACCGCCGTTTCTATTATGGCCCTGATGTCACGGAAGTCGCATTGGGCGATGAGTTATATTATGGCATAGCGCTAGGCAGCGGATGGCGTGCATCTCCTTTAGATACGGTAGTAGAAGATAATTTCTATATGCTCAAAGACAGTGGCGTATTCAACCGCGATACGAACGGTGATTACACTTACATGAGTACAGTAACTGAATCAGATATGTATAACGCCACCAGTCATGCTCTAAATAGTAACGATGAGAGTGAGCGAGCACTTGCTTCTCAAACCTTCGCGAATAAAGCCGGTTGGTATCTAAATCTAACAATCAACGGTGAGAAAGTGCTGTCTTCACCGCTCATTATTGATTACAAGGTGTTCTTTACCACCTACGTACCTGCTGAGAGTAGTACCAGTGCCTGTGCACCGCCTACTGGCAACAGCCGCGCGTATCTCGTCAGTATGTTTAACGGTAATGCAGTAACCGATGTCAACAACGATGGTGAAGTGAATGGAGAGGATCGCTCCGCTGATTTAAAACAAACGGGTATAGCGCCAGAAACGAAAATCCTAATCGAAGATATTGTAAGCCCCGTAGTATGTTTAGGTACCGAGTGCGTGTCTGCAGTAATAGAAGTGGATGAAGACGGCAATGATGTTGATTGCGTCAATGCATTTGAATGTTTAGCTGAAAATATCTATGGCCGTTTCGAACGCATTCAGCGCGGCAGTTGGCATTCTGAAACGGAAAGAGAGTAA
- the nadE gene encoding ammonia-dependent NAD(+) synthetase: protein MQKQAVIDEMKVLPEIDVEYEVARRVSFIKKQLLTSGLNSLVLGISGGIDSCTLGRLAQLAVDELNEEHHETYQFIAVRLPYDTQADEEDAQKSIDFIQPTHSIAVNVKPGADAIHASTSQALSDANLLPESEAKQDFVKGNVKARTRMVIQYEIAGMVDGLVLGTDHSAENITGFYTKYGDGACDLAPLFGLSKRQVRAVAAHLGAPHNVITKAPTADLESLSPQKADEQALGMSYDQIDDFLEGKHVSAEVEEKLLYIYERTQHKRVPIPTIYDEL from the coding sequence ATGCAAAAACAAGCAGTTATTGATGAAATGAAAGTGCTGCCTGAAATTGACGTGGAATATGAAGTTGCACGTCGAGTCTCGTTTATCAAAAAGCAGTTGCTTACTTCAGGCTTAAATTCTCTGGTACTTGGTATCAGTGGGGGTATTGATTCATGTACGCTGGGCCGTTTAGCCCAATTGGCAGTAGATGAATTGAATGAAGAGCATCACGAAACCTATCAGTTTATTGCGGTTCGTTTGCCTTACGATACACAAGCTGACGAAGAAGATGCGCAAAAGTCTATCGACTTTATTCAGCCCACCCATTCCATTGCAGTAAACGTAAAGCCAGGTGCTGATGCTATTCATGCGTCCACATCACAGGCTTTATCAGATGCTAACCTTCTTCCTGAAAGTGAAGCAAAGCAAGACTTTGTAAAAGGCAATGTTAAGGCGCGCACTCGTATGGTTATTCAGTACGAAATTGCAGGCATGGTAGACGGTTTGGTGCTAGGCACTGATCATTCTGCTGAAAATATTACAGGCTTTTACACCAAATACGGAGATGGTGCGTGTGATCTGGCACCTCTGTTTGGGTTGAGTAAGCGCCAAGTGCGAGCAGTCGCTGCCCATTTAGGTGCACCCCACAACGTTATTACAAAAGCGCCTACGGCCGATTTGGAAAGCCTTTCTCCGCAAAAAGCCGATGAGCAAGCGCTAGGGATGTCTTACGATCAAATCGATGATTTCTTAGAAGGCAAACACGTTTCTGCAGAAGTGGAAGAGAAATTGCTCTATATTTATGAGCGCACACAACATAAACGTGTGCCAATTCCAACAATTTACGATGAGTTGTAG